In the genome of Rhodospirillales bacterium, one region contains:
- a CDS encoding GNAT family acetyltransferase yields MRRIATYKRGGDGIAFAIRPICDGDEETVAELWRACGLVRSWNDPLGDIGRARANASSEIFVAVAQDSGGIAGSIMVGNDGHRGWVYYVAVTPEHRLRGLGERLIRHAEAWLRRLGAPRVNLTIREENAAARLFYEGLGYAIEKRIVMSRWTDEGG; encoded by the coding sequence ATGCGGAGAATTGCAACGTACAAAAGAGGCGGGGACGGGATAGCATTTGCGATCCGTCCCATTTGCGACGGGGACGAGGAGACCGTCGCGGAACTCTGGCGCGCCTGCGGGCTGGTGCGGTCCTGGAACGACCCGCTCGGCGACATCGGGAGGGCGCGCGCCAACGCCTCGTCAGAGATTTTCGTGGCCGTCGCCCAAGACAGCGGCGGCATCGCGGGCAGCATCATGGTGGGCAATGACGGCCACCGGGGCTGGGTCTACTATGTCGCGGTCACCCCGGAGCATCGTCTGCGGGGTTTGGGCGAACGGTTGATCCGCCATGCTGAAGCCTGGCTTCGCCGCCTCGGTGCTCCCAGGGTCAACCTGACGATCCGAGAGGAAAACGCGGCGGCTCGCCTGTTCTACGAAGGGCTCGGCTACGCCATCGAGAAGCGCATCGTCATGAGCCGGTGGACAGACGAGGGAGGGTGA
- a CDS encoding cupin domain-containing protein produces the protein MADDKAPVAIAAMDVPPRAKPSSYPEPFASRMVRRQKRALGDFFDLKNVGVNLTRIAPGGESALMHTHSKSDELVYVLEGEAILATPSGETPLSAGMCAGFPARGEAHHILNRSDRDVVILEVGDRAEGDEGSYPQDDIQAVMGANGKWQFTRKDGTPY, from the coding sequence ATGGCCGACGACAAGGCGCCAGTGGCAATTGCCGCCATGGACGTGCCGCCCCGCGCGAAGCCGTCCAGCTACCCGGAGCCCTTCGCCAGCCGCATGGTGCGGCGGCAGAAGCGGGCGCTCGGCGATTTCTTCGACCTGAAGAATGTCGGCGTGAACCTGACGAGGATCGCACCGGGCGGCGAGTCGGCGCTGATGCACACGCACAGCAAGTCGGACGAACTGGTCTATGTGCTGGAGGGCGAGGCGATCCTGGCAACCCCTTCCGGCGAGACGCCGCTCTCCGCCGGCATGTGCGCCGGCTTCCCAGCCCGGGGCGAGGCGCACCACATCCTCAACCGCAGCGACCGGGACGTGGTCATACTCGAGGTCGGCGATCGTGCCGAAGGGGATGAGGGAAGCTATCCGCAGGACGACATTCAGGCCGTCATGGGCGCGAACGGCAAATGGCAGTTCACACGCAAGGACGGCACACCCTACTGA
- a CDS encoding acetylornithine transaminase: MTSIAEHLTDGTAHGSYGALMEITQRPPITFTRGRGGWLWDSDGNRYLDFVQGWAVNCLGHCPPAIAHVLAEQSTRLLTCSPAYYSEPLTRYASALTAAAGLDRVFFANSGAEANEGAIKLARKWGARYRGGAHEIITTVHGFHGRTLATMSASGKAAWDGLFEPKVAGFPKVPVNDLGAMEAAITDRTVAIMLEPIQGEAGVWPADDEYLRALRSLADQREILLILDEIQTGMGRTGALFCFEHAGVRPDILTLGKGIGAGTPLAALLAREQVCCFEPGDQGGTFNGNALMAAVGNAVLEQLTAEGFLDRVRNAGGTLRRGLEALSENHGLGGVRGRGLLLALDLRPRTDGFALVEAALANRLLLNAPAADALRFMPALNVSDVEIAEMLDMLDRLLKGA; this comes from the coding sequence ATGACGTCAATTGCAGAGCATCTGACTGACGGCACGGCGCACGGTTCCTACGGCGCCTTGATGGAAATCACTCAGCGGCCCCCAATCACCTTCACGCGCGGGCGGGGGGGATGGCTGTGGGACAGTGACGGCAATCGCTACCTGGATTTCGTCCAGGGCTGGGCCGTGAACTGCCTCGGGCATTGCCCGCCGGCCATCGCCCACGTGTTGGCCGAGCAGTCGACCAGGCTGCTGACCTGCAGCCCCGCCTACTACAGCGAGCCACTGACGCGCTATGCGAGCGCGTTGACCGCTGCCGCGGGCCTGGACCGGGTCTTCTTCGCCAACAGCGGTGCGGAAGCCAATGAGGGGGCCATTAAGCTCGCGCGGAAATGGGGCGCAAGGTACCGCGGCGGCGCCCACGAGATCATCACCACCGTCCACGGCTTCCATGGCCGGACCCTCGCCACCATGTCCGCGTCGGGCAAGGCCGCCTGGGACGGGCTGTTCGAGCCCAAGGTGGCGGGGTTTCCGAAAGTGCCAGTGAACGACCTGGGGGCGATGGAAGCGGCGATTACGGACAGGACCGTCGCCATCATGCTGGAGCCGATCCAGGGCGAGGCCGGCGTCTGGCCTGCCGACGACGAGTACTTGCGGGCACTGCGCTCGTTGGCCGACCAGCGGGAAATCCTGCTGATCCTGGATGAGATCCAGACCGGCATGGGACGGACCGGCGCCTTGTTCTGCTTCGAGCACGCCGGCGTTCGGCCGGACATCCTGACGCTCGGCAAGGGTATCGGCGCGGGAACCCCGCTGGCCGCGTTGCTCGCACGGGAACAGGTCTGCTGTTTCGAACCCGGCGATCAGGGCGGCACATTCAACGGCAACGCACTCATGGCCGCGGTCGGCAACGCAGTGCTCGAACAGCTCACTGCGGAGGGCTTTCTGGACCGCGTCCGGAATGCAGGGGGAACGCTGCGGCGCGGCCTGGAGGCCCTCAGCGAGAACCATGGACTCGGCGGAGTGCGCGGCCGCGGGCTGCTCCTCGCCCTCGACCTGAGGCCGCGGACGGACGGATTTGCCCTGGTCGAAGCGGCGTTGGCGAACCGACTGTTGCTCAACGCCCCCGCCGCCGACGCTCTTCGCTTCATGCCGGCGCTCAACGTGTCTGACGTAGAGATCGCCGAGATGCTCGACATGCTGGACCGGTTGTTGAAGGGCGCATAG
- a CDS encoding pentapeptide repeat-containing protein, whose amino-acid sequence MSNPEHVTKLLEGAKAWNDWRQTTRVNPDLSHLNASDQFRRKYNFETGQSLPLEGIDFSWTDLRHTNFYNSDFSNASFCTACLENSNFSHCRFHRANLTSAKLQGTDLAHSDLIGVNLTNTELWRAKLYEEPPEHSRPPIVRSARIAESRLHAELKELSDLFKDFQTLRRHYADFPDDDVTFYFRGECADFEALRPAVMRRSPAADEGEMLLDLRSRRPEDFVGMNSALAHWVLAQHHGLTTRLLDVTRNPLVGLFNACRSAEMPDSHTDEDGRLHIFAVPKRFKVSTQDFSLVKSFDSDTISVIANFARLSLDEQGVIFGCKGVSLMRNDPRNITYEKAMRRLYHFIHQEKPNFRERIDVRDLYCVFVVEPQQMFERIRAQQGAFLISAFHKRYEEAEVLKWNDGLPHYHHYLQKIPKSRKADLLDQLAMADITRETLFPGLDEASRAVNTKHGR is encoded by the coding sequence ATGAGTAACCCTGAACATGTAACCAAATTGCTCGAAGGAGCGAAAGCGTGGAATGATTGGCGACAAACCACACGCGTGAATCCGGACCTGTCGCATCTAAATGCAAGCGACCAATTTCGCAGGAAGTACAATTTCGAAACTGGTCAGTCGCTTCCTCTGGAAGGCATCGATTTCTCCTGGACTGATCTGAGGCACACGAATTTCTACAATTCAGATTTCTCGAACGCGAGCTTTTGCACGGCTTGCTTGGAAAACTCCAATTTTTCACATTGCAGGTTTCATCGTGCCAATCTGACTTCCGCAAAACTGCAGGGCACGGACTTGGCGCACTCTGACCTCATCGGGGTCAATTTGACAAACACGGAACTGTGGCGAGCCAAGTTGTACGAGGAGCCGCCCGAGCACTCGCGTCCCCCGATAGTCCGGTCGGCGAGAATTGCCGAATCCAGGTTACATGCCGAACTTAAAGAACTCTCCGATTTGTTCAAAGACTTTCAAACGCTTCGACGTCACTACGCCGATTTCCCGGACGACGACGTGACATTCTACTTTCGTGGAGAGTGTGCAGACTTCGAGGCGTTACGCCCTGCCGTTATGCGGCGTAGTCCCGCGGCGGACGAAGGGGAGATGCTGCTTGATCTCCGCTCCCGACGACCCGAAGATTTCGTCGGGATGAACTCAGCCTTGGCGCATTGGGTACTTGCGCAACATCATGGCCTGACGACCCGTCTGCTGGACGTAACCCGCAATCCGCTGGTCGGGCTGTTCAACGCATGCCGATCTGCTGAGATGCCGGATTCCCACACAGATGAAGATGGCCGCCTGCACATCTTCGCCGTTCCCAAACGCTTCAAGGTATCCACGCAGGATTTCAGTCTGGTGAAGTCATTCGACAGTGACACGATCAGCGTCATCGCCAATTTCGCAAGACTGTCTCTGGACGAGCAAGGCGTCATTTTCGGCTGCAAGGGCGTCAGCCTGATGCGAAATGATCCGCGAAACATTACATACGAGAAGGCTATGCGTCGGCTGTATCACTTTATTCATCAAGAAAAGCCGAATTTCCGAGAACGGATCGATGTGAGGGACTTGTACTGCGTGTTCGTGGTGGAGCCACAGCAGATGTTCGAGCGCATCCGCGCTCAACAGGGAGCTTTTCTGATTTCCGCATTCCACAAGCGGTACGAAGAGGCGGAAGTACTGAAATGGAACGATGGACTGCCCCACTACCATCACTACTTACAGAAGATTCCGAAATCCAGGAAGGCGGACCTCCTCGACCAGCTGGCGATGGCGGACATCACTCGTGAAACCCTGTTTCCGGGTCTTGACGAGGCTTCGCGTGCCGTCAACACGAAACACGGCCGGTGA